In the genome of Anaerolineaceae bacterium oral taxon 439, the window TAGACCGGCGTTGGAGCGAAAGGAATAAAGGACGGGCGGTATGACGGGAATCTGGGAAGGAATGCTGTACGCGTACGCCGCCTGCTTTTCGTTTGCTCTGCTGTATAACCTGCGCGGGCGGCGGCTTTTTCTGACGACGCTTGGGAGCGCGTTCAGCTGGGGGCTGTACCTGCTCCTTGAAGATCGGATTCATCCGCTGATCCTGACGTTCCTTTGCATGACGGTCGTCGCGACCTACGCGGAAATTATGGCGGTCGTCGATAAATGCCCGATGACGGTGTACCTGATCGTCGGTTTTTTGCCGTTCGTTCCCGGAGCCGGACTGTATTACACGATGAAATATCTGGTCGACGGGGATATTCCGGCGTTCTTTTCCAAAGGGCTGCACACGCTGGGAACGGCGCTGGCGATGGGGGTTGCCGTTGCCGTCGTGCTGTACGGGTTTAACACGATCCAGCGGATCAAACGCTTCGCTGCGGACCTGAAAGAAAGATCCGGCCTGCGGAAAGCCGAAAAAAGCGGCGCGGTTAAGTCAGGAAAATCCGGATCAGCGCGATAATCGTCAAATGCGCCGGGTAGAAAATATAAAAGAACCATTTCGGAAAATGTCCGCGCTTTCCAGCTTCGCCGTTGTAGAAAAGGAGCAGGAAAAACGGGATCAGGTACCCGAGCGAATCGTATTCTCCGTAAATGAAAGCCTCAACGTCGAAAAAGCCCAGATAAAAGAGGCTCCAGAACGGATCCAGGAAATAGTCGGCTATGTTGAAGCTGAAGACGGCAAAGATCAGGTACCCGGCGAGCTGATTCTTTCGGTTCCCGTAAAAGAAATCCAGTATCAGCATCATCGGAACGCAGAAGCTTCCGCCGTCCATGGGCACCGTCAGGATCATCAGCGCCAGAATTACGGCGATTTTCAGCCAGAGGCTGCGGATCGTCCGCGCGGCGTGAACCGCGACGACGCCGAAGAAGATCGTGAAAATAACGTTCAGCCGCAGCGCCCTGAACGTATCGCTGAACCCGTACATGAAGGGCAGGTAGCTGATCAGCGCGAAAACGAAAAGCCGGGTCAGGTATTTTTTCAGGTCCCTTGTATGATGGTACCCTTCGACCGCGGCGAAAAACATGATCGGCGCGGTGGTCCGGCCGATTCCGTCCAGAACCCTGTATAGCGTCGTCGAATCGTCGAGAAACGCGACTGCGGCGTGATCGATGACCATGGCGGCGATCGCGATGTATTTCAGCGCGTTGAGCGAAAGCCCCTTTTTCTGCGTTTCCTGGATCAGGATTGTTTCGCTGTTCATGTCCGGTTCTGCACTCCCTGCTTCCGCCTGTGTCGGCGAATGAGGATTATACCCGTTCTTATCGGAGGACCGGCGCCGGACGCGCAGCGGCGGCGTTAATGTATTTCTAACGCATGTTCAGGATAAAGTTTGACGCGGCTTTGGTAGAATAAATTCGGAATGAAAAGATTAAACGGGCGGCTTTCGCCTGTTTGTCCGGACAGGGCCGCATGGCCGGCTGCCCGGAACGGTACCTGGACCCGATCCGCCGCGGCGCGAAAGGGACTTCATTATGAGAGAAAGACGTTAGCATGAGCGGAATTCATCAATTCACTGAACGGGCGCAGCGCGTTTTAAGTTACGCGACCCGCGAGGCGGCGAACGCGAAGGCGCCGATGATCGGCACGGAGCATTTGCTGGCCGGGCTGCTGCTCGTTGAGGATTCGACGGCGGGAACAGTTCTCGCCGACCTGAATATCACGATCGACGCGGTGCGCGAATGGTTCCCGAAGGTTCGGGAGCTGGACGCGATGCATCGCATGGAAGAATTTGCAGGAGAGGACGGAAAGCTTTCGCTCGCGGTTCAGAACGTACTGCGTCGGGCGATTATGCTTTGCGGAAGCGCGAACGAAAAACAGGTTTCGACCGAATTCCTCCTGAAAGCGCTTCTCCAGAGTCCGGAATCGCACGCGATCCGGATCTGCGAACGGCTGGGGGTCCGCGCGAATCAGATTCGCCTCCATCTTGACCGTATTTTACGCGAGGGCGAACGGCCGAAACGAGCGGCCGCGCCGGTCGAAACGGCCGCGTCGGTTCATCCCGCCCGTCCACAGGGCCGGGCGAGTGAACGGAAAAAGGGCGATTCGCCGCTGATCGACCAGCTGTCCGTCGATCTGACCGCGAAGGCGGCGGCGGGAAAACTCGACCCGGTCGTCGGCCGAAAGACCGAGATCGAGCGCCTGATTCAGATTTTAGCGCGGCGGACGAAGAATAATCCGGCGCTGATCGGCGAACCGGGCGTCGGAAAGACGGCGATTGTCGAAGGCCTTGCGCAGGCAATTATCCAGGGCCTCGTCCCAGCGCAGCTGCTGAATAAGCGCGTTCTCCAGCTTGACGTTGGATCGATGGTCGCGGGAACGATGTACCGCGGGCAGTTTGAAGAACGGATGAAGCGCGTGATCGAGGAGCTGAAGACGACGGAAGCGATCCTGTTTATCGACGAAGTGCATATGCTCGTCGGGGCGGGCTCGTCGGGTTCCGCGGTCGACGCGGCGAATATCCTGAAACCCGCGCTTTCGCGCGGCGAGATTCAGATTATCGGGGCGACGACAACGAACGAATATCGAAAGAATATTGAAAATGACGCGGCGCTCGAACGGCGTTTCCAGCCGATTCAGGTTTCCGAACCGACGCCGGAAGAAGCGGTTGAAATTCTGAAAGGGCTGCGGACCCGTTACGAGGATCATCACCAGCTCCTGATCAGCGACGCGGCGGTTGAGGCGGCTGTGAAGCTGTCGGTTCGCTACGTTTCGGATCGGTTCCTTCCGGATAAGGCGATCGACCTGATCGACGAAGCCGCTTCGCGCGTTCGTTTATATAAGAATCCGGCGGCGGCGCGTTCGAATGATCTGATTTCGATGCTCCGCGATACGCGGAAACAGATTCACCTTGTCAGCGAAAAAGGCGGAAGCGAGAATTTGACTTCTCTTCGTGAAACCGAACGTCAGCTTGAAGCGGATATCGTCGAGCTGAACCGGACCTGGGACCGGGCGGAAGCGCCGGAGCTCAGCGCCGAAGATATCGCTGAGGTGATTTCAATGTGGACCGGGATTCCGCTGACGCAGCTCGCCGAAAGCGAATCCGACCGGCTGCTGCAGATGGACAGCGAGCTGAAAAAGATGATCATCGGTCAGGACGAGGCGATTAACGCGATTTCCTCCGCGGTTCGCCGTTCGCGTTCCGGGCTGAAGGATCCGAACCGGCCGATCGGCTCGTTCATGTTCTTAGGCCCGACGGGAGTTGGGAAGACCGAGCTGACGAAGGCGCTGGCGAAGTACATGTTTGGGAGCGAGGAAGCGCTGATTCAGATCGACATGTCGGAGTTCATGGAGCGGCACGCGACTTCGCGGCTGACCGGGGCGCCTCCGGGATACGTCGGGTTTGACGACGCCGGTCAGCTCACCGAGGCGGTCCGCCGCCGTCCCTATTCGATCGTCGTTTTCGACGAGCTCGACAAGGCGCATCCGGAGGTTCAGAATATCCTGCTCCAGATCATGGAAGAAGGGCGCCTTACCGACGCGCATGGGAAGAAGGTTGATTTCCGCAACACGATCATTGTCATGACGTCGAACGTCGGCGCGGAGCTTATCCGGCGGCAAACGTCGTTCGGGTTTACGCTGGATTCGGACGCGGCGGACGGGGAAACGGGGAATTATGAGGAGATGCGGCGGAAGCTTCTGGACCAGCTGAAAAAAGCGTTCCGTCCCGAATTTATCAACCGCCTCGATAACGTTATCGTCTTCCGAACGCTTTCGATGGAAGACATGCGCCGGATTACCGAGATGGAGATCGAGAAGCTGAACCTGCGGCTCGCGGATCAGGGGCTGCGCCTGATCGTCAGTCCGGAAGTTGTTGAAAAGCTGACGCGCGAGGGGTATGATCCGGAGATGGGCGCGCGTCCGATCCGCCGCGTTATCCAGCGAGAGGTTGAGGACAAGCTGGCGGACGCGCTGCTGGCGAACGGTTATCCGGCGGGAACCGAGCTGTATTTTACGTTGGACGACGCGGAAAACCTGGTTATCCTTCCCGGTCTTCCTGAACCGGTTCTCTGAGAAAAGCTGGAAGGCGCGCTTCAGAATTGTTTGAAGCGCGCCTTCGGTAACGGGAAGATTTCCTTCCTGGCCCCCTTCCTTTTTCTGAAAAGGGCGAAAAGCCTTTACAACTGCCTGAATCCCTACTAAAATTGAAGAGCTGTTAAAAATTTTATAGTTAATGAACGTGCGGCAGCAGATCACCGAGAAAAAAAGGAAAAAAGCATGAAAGAATATGAATCCAAAGATATTCGCAACGTCGCGCTCATCTCGCACAGCAGTTCGGGAAAGACGATTTTAACGGAAGCGATGCTGAAATTTACCGGCGCGATTTCGCGTCTTGGCCGGGTCGAGGACGGAACGACGGTATCCGACTTTGACGACGAAGAAAAACGCCGGACGATCTCGCTTTACACTTCCGTTATTCCGGTGGAATTTGACCAGAAAAAGATCAATTTCTTAGATACTCCCGGCTATACGGATTTCGTCGGCGAGATGATTTCCGCGCTGAAGGTTTCGGACGCTGCGGTTATCCTTCTCGACGCTGTCTCCGGGACCGAAGTCGGGACCGAGATCGCCTGGAAAAAGGCGAATGAATTCGGACTTCCGCGGATGCTCCTTGTTTCGAAGATGAACCGTGAAAACGCCGATTTCGATAAAGCGATTCAATCTTTCCGCGCTTTTGCGAAAGACGCGCATCTGGTCAAGATGCAGATCCCCTGGGGGGAGCAGGCGAATATCCAGGGCGTCATCGATATTTTATCGATGAAGGCCTATGGAAAGGATAATAAACCGGTCGATATTCCGGAAGCGTACCGCGCTGAGGCGGAGACGCTGCGCGCCGAATTGATGGAAGCGGCGGCGGAAGGCGAAGACGCGTTAATGGAAAAATTTTTTGAAACGATGGAACTCAGCGACGACGAGATCCGCCGCGGTTTCGCGAG includes:
- a CDS encoding conjugal transfer protein TraX; its protein translation is MNSETILIQETQKKGLSLNALKYIAIAAMVIDHAAVAFLDDSTTLYRVLDGIGRTTAPIMFFAAVEGYHHTRDLKKYLTRLFVFALISYLPFMYGFSDTFRALRLNVIFTIFFGVVAVHAARTIRSLWLKIAVILALMILTVPMDGGSFCVPMMLILDFFYGNRKNQLAGYLIFAVFSFNIADYFLDPFWSLFYLGFFDVEAFIYGEYDSLGYLIPFFLLLFYNGEAGKRGHFPKWFFYIFYPAHLTIIALIRIFLT
- a CDS encoding NDP-hexose 4-ketoreductase; this translates as MSGIHQFTERAQRVLSYATREAANAKAPMIGTEHLLAGLLLVEDSTAGTVLADLNITIDAVREWFPKVRELDAMHRMEEFAGEDGKLSLAVQNVLRRAIMLCGSANEKQVSTEFLLKALLQSPESHAIRICERLGVRANQIRLHLDRILREGERPKRAAAPVETAASVHPARPQGRASERKKGDSPLIDQLSVDLTAKAAAGKLDPVVGRKTEIERLIQILARRTKNNPALIGEPGVGKTAIVEGLAQAIIQGLVPAQLLNKRVLQLDVGSMVAGTMYRGQFEERMKRVIEELKTTEAILFIDEVHMLVGAGSSGSAVDAANILKPALSRGEIQIIGATTTNEYRKNIENDAALERRFQPIQVSEPTPEEAVEILKGLRTRYEDHHQLLISDAAVEAAVKLSVRYVSDRFLPDKAIDLIDEAASRVRLYKNPAAARSNDLISMLRDTRKQIHLVSEKGGSENLTSLRETERQLEADIVELNRTWDRAEAPELSAEDIAEVISMWTGIPLTQLAESESDRLLQMDSELKKMIIGQDEAINAISSAVRRSRSGLKDPNRPIGSFMFLGPTGVGKTELTKALAKYMFGSEEALIQIDMSEFMERHATSRLTGAPPGYVGFDDAGQLTEAVRRRPYSIVVFDELDKAHPEVQNILLQIMEEGRLTDAHGKKVDFRNTIIVMTSNVGAELIRRQTSFGFTLDSDAADGETGNYEEMRRKLLDQLKKAFRPEFINRLDNVIVFRTLSMEDMRRITEMEIEKLNLRLADQGLRLIVSPEVVEKLTREGYDPEMGARPIRRVIQREVEDKLADALLANGYPAGTELYFTLDDAENLVILPGLPEPVL